The Actinomycetota bacterium genome segment CCCTACGGTCGATCGAGAACGTCGTGCGGTTGGGCCGGGTCCTCCACGTCGGCGCTCGGGAGATCAAGCTGGAGCATGGCTCGATCCCGACCGAGCGTGGCCATATCCACGTCGACTGCAGCGCGCCCGGCCTCGGACTCCCGCGTGCGACGCCGATCTTCGCGCCCGGCGTGGTCCGGGTTCAGCGCGTGCAGGCCGGCATCGACCCGTTCAGCGCCGCGCTGATCGGGTTCGTCGAGGCGACGCGGGACGACGACCGCGACAAGAACCGCCTCTGTTCCACGATGGGCTTCTTCGACACGACCGAAGACTTCGTTCGGGGCTTCCTCCACAGCCAGCGGGTGCGCGTGGCGTGGTTCGCCGATCCCGACGTCCGCGACTGGCTCACGCGCACCCGGCTTACGCCGCTGCACGACGCCGCCCGGCACCTCACCGACCCCAAGGCGCAGGCCGCCATCGGACGCATGGTCGCGAGCACCGGCCCGGCGATCGAGAACCTCGAACGGATCGTGGCCGCGACACCGGACGGCGCGGCCCCGTAGGAAGCGAGCGCGGGATGAACGGCGGATACTACGAGTGCCTTGCGCCTTCAGCAGACGCCTTCTAGGATGCGCCGCGGGGTACCCAGGGGGGTTCGGGATGCGTTCGAGCCGGAAGTTGATCGCCCTGCCGATGCTGGCCGCGACCGTGTTCGTCATCCTGCCGACCACGGCGAGCGCAGTGAAGGCATGCAACCGTACCGCGAAGAGCAATGCAGCGGCGTTCGATGCGTCTTGCGCGTTCACCTACGAGGGGAATGGGATCCGCATCGAAGGAGTCATGCTGGCGGCCGGATACGACAAAGGGCCCGGCTGCATCGTGAGCCCATGTCGGGTGCCGAGGGCCCGGCTGCGCGTGTACATCCTCGAGCACTCGTTCTTCGTCCCGTGCGCAGCCAGCGGACAAGGGCTCCTCGTGTGTGCCGGTATGGAGCAAGCTGCGGTCTTACCGACGGTCGGGGCGACCGTCACCTGCTACGCCTTCGCCGAGAACCACGCCGACCGGTACCGCTCCTCTGTCGTCGCCTTCCGGTGCTCGAGCGGGAAGCCCAACCTGTAAGGGGCCCGCTCCGCGCGCGTAGCCGAACGATCCGGAAGCGCGTTACAGCTCGAGCAGGTTCTCCAGGCCGTAGGTCAGGCCCGGGTGCTTCGCGATCGACTTCACCGCGAGCAGCACGCCCGGCATGAACGACGCCCGGTCGTAGGAGTCGTGGCGGATCGTCAGCGACTGGCCGGGCCCGGCCAGGATCACCTCTTGATGAGCGACGAGGCCCGGCAGCCGAACCGAGTGCACCTGGATCCCGTCGACGTCGGCCCCGCGCGCTCCGGGCACGACCTCCTTCGACTCGGAACCGACGGCACCCTCGGCCCGCGCCTTCGAGATCTCCTCGGCCGTCTTGAGCGCGGTTCCGCTGGGGGCGTCGGCCTTCTTCGAGTGGTGGAGCTCGATGATCTCCACGTCGGGCAGGAACTTCGAGCCGGCAGCGGCAAAGCGCATCATCAGCACGGCTCCGATCGCGAAGTTCGGAGCGACGAACACGTTCGATTCCTGGCCCTCTTCCTCGATGAGCCCGCGGATCTCGTCGAGGTTCGCTTGCGAGATGCCGGTCGTCCCGACGACGACGTGAACGGCGTGGCGCACGCACCAGCGCAGGTTGTCCATGACGGCGTCCGGATGCGTGAAGTCGATCGCGACGTCGACCTCGGCGTCGTTCAGCGCGTCGAGCTCGTCCGAGATCGGAAGCGTCAACTCGGGATGACCGAGAATCGCGCCGACGTTCTCGCCGGACCCGTTGGAGTCGACCGCCGCGACGAGGACGCAGTCGGCATCCTCGACGATCGCCCGGCAGACCTCACGGCCCATCTTGCCGTAAGCCCCGATGACGCCGACGCGGATCACGATCGCGATGCTACGACACGAACCCGGAGAAGTCCCGCTCGCCCACCGGTCCCACGACGGCGAGCGCCCACGGCGAAGTTCCGAGCGTCTCCTTGGCGACCGTGTGGACGTCGTCGAGGGTGACCGCCTCGATCCTGGCGAGCATCTCGTCGGGCGACAGGATCTCTCCGTGGCACAGCTCGCCCTTGCCGAGCCGCGACATCCGACTCGACGTGTCCTCGAGCCCGAGGACGAGGCTGCCTTTGAGATGCCCCTTCCCTCGCTCGATCTCCTCGGCGGTGATGCCCTTTTCGAGCACGGAGTCGATCTCTTTGCGGACGAGGTCGAGGACCTCCGGCACGCGCTCTTCGCCGGTGGCTGCGTAGACGGTGAAGAGCCCCGCCTCGGCGAACGCGGAGTGGCTCGAATAGACGGAGTAGACGAGGCCGCGTTTCTCGCGGATCTCCTGGAACAGGCGGGACGACATGCCGCCGCCGAGGACGACGTTCATCACGCCGAACGCCCAGCGGCGCGGATCGTTGCGCGACACGCCGGCGCTGCCGAACACCAGATGCGCCTGCTCGACCGGCCGCTCCAGGACGCCCACGCGGCCGTGGAAGGGCGGCGCCTCGTCTCCCGAGCGCGCGGGGCGCTGCGGCCCGGCGGGCGAGTCGCGGAACGCCTTCTGGACGCCCTCGACGACCACGTGATGGTCGACCGACCCGGCCGCCGCGACGACGAGGTTGCCGGGCTTGTAGTGGAGCCGCCAGTAGGCGTCGATCTCTTCGCGCGGCATCGCATCGATAGTGTCGGACATGCCTTGCACCCGCCGGCCCAGCGGATGCTCGCCCCAGATCGTCT includes the following:
- the dapB gene encoding 4-hydroxy-tetrahydrodipicolinate reductase; the protein is MVIRVGVIGAYGKMGREVCRAIVEDADCVLVAAVDSNGSGENVGAILGHPELTLPISDELDALNDAEVDVAIDFTHPDAVMDNLRWCVRHAVHVVVGTTGISQANLDEIRGLIEEEGQESNVFVAPNFAIGAVLMMRFAAAGSKFLPDVEIIELHHSKKADAPSGTALKTAEEISKARAEGAVGSESKEVVPGARGADVDGIQVHSVRLPGLVAHQEVILAGPGQSLTIRHDSYDRASFMPGVLLAVKSIAKHPGLTYGLENLLEL
- a CDS encoding pitrilysin family protein → MQFERTDLDNGIRILTERMPEVRSATFGAWVGAGSRDEQPELSGATHFLEHLLFKGTPSRSAKDIAEAFDAVGGDVNAFTAKEFTCFYARTLDADLPMSVEIIADMLQNSLLREEDVNAERQVVLEEISMHEDAPDDIVHDLFMETIWGEHPLGRRVQGMSDTIDAMPREEIDAYWRLHYKPGNLVVAAAGSVDHHVVVEGVQKAFRDSPAGPQRPARSGDEAPPFHGRVGVLERPVEQAHLVFGSAGVSRNDPRRWAFGVMNVVLGGGMSSRLFQEIREKRGLVYSVYSSHSAFAEAGLFTVYAATGEERVPEVLDLVRKEIDSVLEKGITAEEIERGKGHLKGSLVLGLEDTSSRMSRLGKGELCHGEILSPDEMLARIEAVTLDDVHTVAKETLGTSPWALAVVGPVGERDFSGFVS